In Tessaracoccus sp. MC1865, the DNA window CGTCGGCCAGAACTGGGTGAACCTGCCCACCGAGACCCTCATCGCCGAGCGCACGCCGGCGTCGGCCCAGGGGCGGGTCTATGGCGCCCACTTCGCCTGGAGCCACCTGTGGTGGGGGCTCACCTACCCCCTCGCGGGAGCGCTGGCCGCCCTGTTCGTCGGCCGCACCTTCCTCGCCGGTGGTCTGATCGCGGTGGCCGTTGCCGCGGTTGTCCTGCTGGCTCACCGGCGCATCCTGCGGCGAGACTCCTGACGCATCCCGACCCCGCGGTGGAGGTGGCTAGCGTCCTCGTGGCGCTGCTGGAAAAGTGACCGGTTAAGGTGTCGGCATGTCTCGCGTCGTGTTCATGTGTGGGCCCGCCGGGTCCGGTAAGTCCACCGTCGCGCGTGAGCTCGAGGCCGACGGCATGGCGCGGCTCTCGTTCGACCAGGAAGCCTGGGACCGCGGGCTGCGAACGATGCCGCTGCCGCCGGACGACCACGCCGACATCGACGCCCATCTCCGACGGCGACTCCTGCAGCTCGTCGCCCACGGGCGCGACGTCGTGTTGGACTTCTCGTTCTGGTCCAGGGACATGCGCGACGACTGGCGGCGACTGCTGGCTCCCCACGGGGTCGTGCCGGAGGTCGTCTACCTGGCTACGGACCGGCAGACCTGCCTCGACCGCATCCGGGCGAGGGCACTGGCCCACGGCGACGATTTCGCGTTGGCACCTGAGGTCGCGGCGCAGTATTTCGATCACTTCCAACCGCCGACCGCAGACGAAGGTCCGTTGACCATCCGACGCTGAGCGGGTGCGGCTAGGGCTGTGCCGGGGCGGTTTCCTCGTGGGTGGTGACCCAGAAACGGCCCGCGACGACCAGGCCCAGCACCAACAGCGCCGAGGTCAGCAGGAACGGCCAGTCGCGGTCCATGCTCGACAGCCAACCGCTGATCCAGCCGAACGGTGCGGTGACCAGCATCACGGCGGTGCGCTGGATCGCCATCACGCGGGAGCGTTCGTGCCGGTCGACGTGCAGCGCGACCAGCGACTCCGCCAGCATGAACAGGATCCCGGCGCCGAACGCGTCGAGCAGCAGGCACACGGCCAGCAGCGCATACGTGGATGCGACGGCCGCCCCGTCCGGGGAGGGGATGCCCACGAGCAGGAACTGGCCAGCGAGGTACACCACGAAGCCGATGAGGGTGGGCGACCTGAGGTGCTTGGCGTGCGTGAGCCGCGGGATGATCGTGAAGAAGAACAGCACCGACAGCAGCGAGCGGACCATCGGGAAGAAGGGCAGCAGCGCGTCGGGGACGCCCAGTTCCTTGTTGATGACCACCTGCCAGAACGTGCCGTTGACCAGCGTGACCGCACCCACGATGGCCGCCACGCACAACGAGAAGATGGTGCCCTTGGAGCGCAGGATCAGGCCGAGCACGCCGCGGTATTCGGAGAGCAGCTTCCACATGCTGACGCCCTGGGTCTGCTGCATGCGGACGCGGCCCGTCGCGGTCTCCGTCGTGTAGCGGTAGAGGAGCCAGACCTTGAGCGCCATGATCACGAACGCGTTGAGGTAGAGGATCCGCACGGCGTGTTCCATGCCCAGGTTCGCCACGAGGAGGGCGGCGATGGGCGCGAAGAGCGCGGAGAACTCGGCGGCGACCTTGACGAGCGAATAGACCTTGGGGATTTCGGCGCGGTCCACGTCCTCGACGAGCAGGCAGTCCCACGAGTTCTGGGTGACCTGCCAGGCGCCGTTGATGATGGAGGCGATCAGGAACCACCAGAAGTTCTGCGCGAGCGCCCACACCAGGCAGGGGATCACCCAGGCGATGATGTCGAAGACGGCGGTGGTCATGCGTCGGCCCAGCTTGTCGGTGATGACGCCGCTGAGGAGGCCGAACACCACCTGGGAGAGCATCGAGATGGTGGCGAGCAGGCCGATCTGCGCGTCGTGCACGCCCAGCGCCAGCATGTACACCGACGCGTAGGGCAGCACCAGCATCATCGACAGGCCCCACATGGGCTCGGTGTACACCGAGGCGCGGCCGTTGCCGCGGAGCCCGAGGAGGGTCGCGATCAGGGGGTTGCGGGGGCGGCGATGCACCGCCCAAGTCAACTCCAGCGTCGGGGGAATGTCCAACCTTGGGCCCGGCGTCGTGCCGCCGCTCGCTCGGGCCCGGCGGCGCCCCGTGCGATCAGTCGGCGCGGAGCGCGTAGAGCACTTCGAAGCGCTCCAGCACCACCGGCATGTCCGGCGTGAACGGGTGGCTGCCGTCGTCTGCCGCCCGGGCGAGGTCCTCGTGGGTCTGGCGCCAGCTGGCCAACGGCGCCTCGTCGGGCAGCAGCCCCTCGTCGACCTGGTCGAACGGCAGCACCTGTACGTCGGTGGTCATGATGAGCGCGCGGGGCTGCTCGCTGCCGTCCAGGATGATGCTGAGGTCGCCCTTCCCCGGGAGTTGCGCTCCCTCGGCCTCGTACTGCCACAGGAGGCTGGTGTTCGTCGTCTTCGTGCCGACGGCGACCTCGCGGGCCATCCGGTCTGCGGTCTCGGCGTCCTCGCCGAAGGCCCAGGCCGCGGGCGGCACCGTGCCGGAGACCCGTGGGCCGATCCATTCCTGGATGGGGTTGAGTTGGGCCCCCTGGCGCGCCCGTTCCCAGAACTCGTTGACGTCCATGGAGCCAGCGTACGTGGCTGTTCGTCTGGGGGGATCAGTGCGCGACCACCTGGCTGAACGGGTTCTCGCCGCTGGATGGTGGCGGATCTGACACCGTCTGCGGTGTCACTTCTGACACAACGACGATGGCTCGAACGTTGTGCCAGAAATGGTCCGTCTCACATCGACCGCTGAGCGCTGGCTCTGCAACGAGCGGTGCGGTCAGGGCTATCCCTTGAGTGCGCACCATCAGCACATGGCCGTCGTGCAGGATGACGGCTGCCGCGCGGTAGCGGAACCACAGCCCGTCGTCGTCGTAACCGCAGTCACGGATGTCCTCGCTCACGATCGGGACGCTCGGGCTTCGATCGTCAAGAGTAGGGGGTGGCTCTTCCGGCGCAGTGTTGGCCGCGCCCGGTTCGCAGATGCCTGGATCCTGGATGGATGCCAGGAATGGCCGATTTTTCGCGCTCATGCCGAGAGTCGTGCGTTCGGCTCACAGCAACCGCGGGCGCTGAGGTGTACATTTCAGCCAATCTAGCGGCTACCATGAGTGGCATGACTGAGATGACTGTGAGCGACGCTCGGGCCCGCCTTGCCGATGTCGTGGACACGGCCCGCGTGGGACACGACCCGGTGTACCTGACCCGTCGGGGCCAACGGGTGGCGGCGGTCATCGACGCCGACGATCTGGATCGGCTGATTGCGGCCGCGGAAGACCTGGCTGATCTCGAGGCAGCTCGTGTGACGCGTGACGAGATCGCTGATGGTGAGTCGGCGATCCCCTGGGAGCAGGTCAAGGCCGACCTCGGCCTGGCATGAGCTATCGGATCGAGGTCGCGCCCGCTGCGGTTCGACAACTACGCAAGCTGGACAGGGTCGCCCAGCGACGAGTCCAGGCGGCCATCGAACTGCTCGCCAGCGAACCGCGCCCGGGCGGTGCCAAGAAGCTGGTTGGCGGCGACGGTGAGTGGCGTGTCCGGACCGGTGACTACCGGATCGTCTACGAGATCCACGACAACGTGCTGCTCGTCCTCGTCGTTGCCGTCGGCCACCGCCGCGACATCTACGAACGCCGGTAGACAACTCGCTGTCATGCCGCTTCGCGTGCGTCGCGACCCCCTCGATGGTCACTTGCCGAAGTACTCCTGCAACCGGCGGTGTCGATGCCTGAAGAAGGCATCTACCACGCGCTCCAAGAGGGCGGCGAGGCCCGGGATCGGCAGGCGCGGCCGAAAGGTCACGCGGTCGTGCACCCGCGTACCTCCTGCGACCGGCGTCAACGTCCGCTCGTGCTCCCAACACCGCATGCTCAACATCGTGGACCGCTCCAGGAACCGCCGGCCCGACTCGAGCTCGACAATAGTCAGGCGGTCGAAGTCGAAAGGGATGAGGCCGAACAGCCGGAGCCAGGCGCGGCCGACGGGTTGTCCAAGGGGGATGTCCTCGACTGACAGCCCGGCCGCTCCGGGTGGCATGCTCATCGTCATCCAGGGCCGCATCTCGAAGTTGATGCCGTCCGGATTCACGGCTCGATCCCACACATCGGACGCGGCAGCCGGGACGTTGACGTGATTCTCGACAGTCCTCGTCGTCACCCCACACTCCCTTGCTTTCCCGGGCCGTTGCTTCACCTTGCCACACGTCATGACGCGCGCGGCCGTCCGGATCTGCCGCGCTCGGCGTAGCGGAAATGCTCAAGGTGCATTCAGCGGCGCAGAGACGCGACGAGCTAGTACCTCGCCAGGATCTGGCGAACGGGGTGGCGCAGGGCCGCGCTGATGGTGGTGAGTTCGTCGGGGGTGAGCCAGCCGCGGTTAGGGTTCTGCGACGCTAGGCGGAAGCGCGCGAAGCCGGCAGGCCAGTCGTAGTCGAGGTCGTTGAGCGAGGCTGGCTGTCCGCAGCATGTCATCACTGTGTCGAGGTCGGTGAAGTCCTGCTTGAATGCGCGGTCCATCTCTTCCAGCCAGGCGTGGGCCGCGGACAGCGACATCGCTCGTGGACTCCTCGGCCGGGCGCGACGCTGGCTCGGCGACACCTGGGGGTAGGTAGAGGCCCGTCCCCTCCTGCATCCTGCTATCCAGGGAGCGGCTTGTGTGTGCATATCCACAGAAGCCGCGCTCTGGAGAGCAGGCTGCAGACGGCCCCTTGCGCTTGCCCCCGAGTGCGCGTACCTTAACGATTATCGTTGTTATCGACAATCGTTAGGGGCACGTGATGTTCGGTGGAGCTGCAGTTCTGGTGCTGGTGTCGGTGGTCCTGCTCGCGGTGGGGGTGGTGCTCGTCGGTCGCGGGCGGTTGGGCGGAGACACGGCCACCCTCCGGGTGGTCCGCGGGGGGGCGGTGATCTACGGCGTCATCGTTCTCATCCTCACCGCCCTTGCTGTGGGGAGCCAGCTCCTCCTCGACACGGTGGAGGTGGCCCTCCCCACCGAGACGTTCTGGCCGGTGCTCCCTGAGGGAGTCGAGATGTTCCCCGGCGGCGACGCACGCCTAGTGGGCGGCGGCTTCACGGAGGCGTTGGCGTCCGTGACCGGCCTCGGCCTCGCCACCCGGGCGCTGCTCGCCGCCGGGACTCTGGTCCAGGGTCTCACCCAGCTCGCCGTCACCTGGGCGGTGTTCCTCATCGCGCACCGCCTCCTCGCCGGCGAGCCGTTCCGCCCCGTCGTGCGCAAGGCGGTCCTCGTGGCCGCGGCTGCGCTCATCGGCGGCGGCATCCTGTGGCAGGTGCTCTTCGGCATCGGCGACTTCATGGCGGCCAAGGAGGTCCTCGGGTCGGTCGGGTGGGGCTGGGACGAGAGCCTCGGGCTGGAAGATCCCTCAGTGCTCCTGCCCGCGCCGCAACTGCGGCTGACCATCGCGTTCTGGCCGATCTTCAGCGGCCTGGCGCTCGCGGCCGTCGCGGCGGCCTTCCGCTACGGCGAGGAACTCCAGCGCGACACGGCAGGGCTCGTCTGATGGTCCCGGCCGAGCCTGAGGAGGACACGGGCATCCACTGTCGTCTCGACGCGCTCCTCGCAGACCGCGACATGACTCTGACCCGGTTGAGCGAACTGGTGGGGGTGAGTGTGGTCAACCTCAGCGTGCTCAAGAACGACCGCGCCCGGGCCGTCCGCTTCTCCACGCTCCGGGCCATCTGCCGGGTCCTCAACTGCGAGGTGGGCGATCTGCTGGTCCTCGACGAGCCGCGACGCCGAGCTGGTTCCGGCGCCTACTGAACACGAGGGCTCCAACGTGGGGGCCGAAGAGGATTTTGATGACCGAGTTCAGCATCAGCACCATCGATGCGCAGCAGGCGGCGGCGGTACGGCGGAACGTGCCCACGGCGGAGCTCACGACGGCGTTCGACACCGGCTTCTCGCAGGGGATGAGGGCCGTCACCGAGCAGGGCGCCACCGTCACACGATCACCCCACCCGGGGGCAGTCCGGAGACCACGACCAGCATGTTCTATGCGGTGGGGGATCTGGTGACCCTGGCCACACCGAGATCTACGACCGCGTATGTCTATGATCCGCGAATCGACGCGTCGGGCGTCTTGAGATGCAGTCCCCAACATCCGCACATGCCGCGCCTGGTGCTTCAGGCGACCTTGCTTGCGTAGCGCTGGCGGGCGGCCTCTCCGCTGGTGCCGACGAAGGCGCCGATCGCTGACCATGGCAAGCCGGCTTCGCGGGCTGCGCGGATGGCGTCAATCACGTGGCGCTCGGCTTCGGATCGCTCCGCCACCGCTGCTCGGAGCAGGGCGACAGCGCCGGCGTCGAATTCGTCGTCGGGGTTGGGTTCGTAGGACTCGAAGCGCGCCGCCAGCTCGTCGGCGTGCTGCAGGATCTCGTCAACAGTGCGTGGCATGGTCATCACCTCAGGAACTTCTCGCGGGCTTTCATTGCGTGGACGATGGCGTGCACTTGATCGCCATCGACATAGCCGACCTCCAAGAAGATCGCGGACTGGTTGGGACCCACGATCATGGTGAACCCGTCTCCGAGATCCCAGATCCGGACCGGGTTGCGGTAGGCGTGGAGGATCTCATGTTCACCCAGGCCATGCTTGAGTGCGGACGCAGCGATGACTGGATCCTCCATTGATCCAAGGTAACTTGCGAGCATGGGCAGGTCAAGTGCCCGGGAACATCCGGATTTGCCGCGATGCGCGAGGGAAGCCTTCGACTCGACCGGGCTGACCATTTGTGGCCGAATCACATGCGGGTAACTTATCGACAGCTGGGGATAACCTTGTGGATAAGTCTGTGGAGAGGGTGTGGACGGCCGTCCGAATCCGTGGATAGTCTGGCCCGGCGAGGCTGCGCCGCCGGGCCCGACCTTCACTCAACGAGCGAGGCCAGGCGGTTGAGCGCCAAGGCGCCGACGAGGAGGCTGATCGCGCAGGGCCACGTCGTAGAAGCCACCCAGGATCAGCAGGTTCACGATGATGCCCAACAGCCAGGCCGCCACGACGAGCGAGCCGATCTTCGGCCTGAGCGCCACGAGCACGCCGGCGAGGATATCCACAAGGCCCAGGGCGTACATGAACACCCGGGGACTCACCGGGATGATGTCGGTGGCCAGCACCATCAGTACATCCTCTTCTGGCAACAAAGGTCTGTTGGGAGGTGACCGCATCCAGGCGACTCTTGTTTTCGAGTCGCTCTGATGGTCTCCGCTATGCACCGGTAGGTCGTCTCGCGCGCGAGCAGCACGGCGGGGCCGGTGCACCAAAGTTGCCCACTACAGGTTCCGTCCCATGCAGCATCCCAGTTCGGGTACGGGGCATGATTACCCCATGAAGCGCATCGGGTTCCTCTCCTTCGGCCACTGGACACCGCACCCGCAGTCAGCCGCGCAGTCGGCCTCCGACGTGCTGCTCCAGTCCATCGACCTCGCTGTCGCCGTCGAGGAACTGGGCGCCGACGGCGCCTACTTCCGGGTGCATCACTTCGCCAGGCAGCTGTCCTCGCCGTTCCCCATGCTCGCGGCGATCGGCGCGAAGACCAGCCGCATCGAGATCGGCACCGGCGTCATCGACATGCGCTACGAGAACCCGCTCTACATGGCGGAAGATGCCGGCGCCGCAGACCTCATCTCAGGCGGCAGGCTCCAGCTCGGCATCAGCCGCGGATCGCCGGAGCAGGTGCTCGACGGCTACCGCCTCTTCGAGCACATCCCCCGCGAGGGTGAAACCGACGCCGACATGGCCCGCCGGCACACCACGCGCTTCCTGGAGGTACTCTCCGGCGAGGGCTTCGCCGAGCCCAACCCGCGCCCCATGTTCGCCAACCCGCCCGGGCTGCTGCGGATCGAGCCGCACTCGGAAGGGCTCCGTGAGCGCATCTGGTGGGGCGCCGGCTCCCGCGCCACCGCCGAGTGGGCGGCGGAACTCGGCATGAACCTGATGAGTTCGACGCTGGTGACCGAAGCCACCGGCCAGCCATTCGACGAACTCCAGGCCGAGCAGATCCAGGTCTTCCGCGACGCGTGGGCCGAGGCCGGCCACCAGCGCGAGGGGCGCGTTTCGGTCAGCCGCAGCATCTTCCCGCTGGTCACCCAGGAGGACCAGAACTACTTCGCGCTCGAACGGCGTAGCCGAGACCAGATCGGGATGATCGACGGTGGCCGCGCCACCTTCGGCAAGACCTACGCGGCCGAACCCGAGGTGCTGGTGGAGCAGTTGGCGCAGGACGCCGCGATCGCCGCGGCCGACACCGTCCTGCTGGCCGTGCCCAACCAGTTGGGCGTCGACTACTGCGCCCACGTCGTCGGGTCGGTGCTGGACGTGGCCCGGGAGCTGGGCTGGCGCTGAGCATGGGCACGTTCACTTCGCGGACGCCTCGGGTCAGTAGGGTGACCCCGCCCACCTGACTGAGGAGACCCACCGGATGCTGTTGCGCAGCGAGCTCGCCCCACCGCCCCGAACCCTCGTCGAGATCTTCCGCGAGACGGTGGCGCTGTACCCGGACGAGCCCGCACTGGACAACGGCGCGGCATCGCTGACCTATGCCGAGTTCGACGAGGCCGCCAATGCCGTGGCCGACGACCTCGCCGCCCGGGGCGTCGGCATCGGCGACAAAGTGGGCGTGCGCATCGCCTCCGGCACGCTCGATCTGTACATCGCAATCATGGGCATCCTCGTCGCCGGCGCGGCCTATGTGCCGGTCGACGCCGACGACCCTGACGAGCGGGCCCGCACCGTCTTCGACGAGGCGCACGTGGCCGCCGTCCTCAGCGACGGCCTGGTCGTGCGACCCGCCGCCTGGCTGGCCTCCCGCGCAGAAGCACCGTCAGCAGGCGACCCCGGCCTCACCGACGACGCCTGGGTGATCTTCACCTCAGGCTCCACCGGCAAGCCCAAGGGTGTCGCGGTCACCCACCGGAGCGCCGCCGGTTTCGTCGACGCCGAATCCAGGCTGTTCCTCGTCGACGACCCCATCAACGCCGGCGACCGCGTCATGGCCGGACTCTCCGTCGCCTTCGACGCCTCGTGCGAGGAGATGTGGCTGGCCTGGCGCTACGGCGCCTGCCTCGTGCCCGCGCCGCGGTCGCTCGTCAAGAGCGGCATGGACCTCGGGCCGTGGCTCGAGGCCAACCGGCTCACCGTCGTCTCCACCGTTCCGACGCTGCTGTTGCTCTGGCCCGCGGAGGCGCTCGCCGGAGTCCGCCTGCTCATCCTCGGCGGCGAAGCCTGCCCGCCGGAGATCGGGCTGCGCTTCGCCACCCCCACCCGTGAGGTGTGGAACACCTACGGTCCCACCGAGGCGACAGTGGTGGCGTGCGCCGCACAAGTCCTCCCCAACGAGCCGGTCCGCATCGGCCTCCCCCTCGACGGTTGGGATCTGGCCGTCGTCGACCCCGACGGGCACCAGGTGGAGGAGGGGGCGCTGGGCGAGCTCATCATCGGCGGCAGCGGCCTGGCCCGCTACCTCGACCCGGCCAAGGACGCGGAGAAGTATGCGCCCATGCCCACGCTCGGCTGGGACCGCGCCTACCGCAGCGGCGACCTCGTCCGCTTCGACCCCGCAGGCCTCCTCTTCCAGGGCCGGGCCGACGACCAGGTGAAGGTCGGCGGCCGTCGCATCGAGCTGGGCGAGATCGACTCGGCCCTCCTGGACCTGCCGGATGTCACGGCCGCGGCCTCGGCGGTCCGCAAGACGGACTCGGGGAACACGCTGCTCGTCGGCTACGTCACGGTCACCCCCGCCTTCACGCTCAGCGACGCGATGGAACAGCTACGCGCCGGCCTGCCCGCCGCCATGGTGCCGCGGCTCGCCGTCGTCGACGACCTGCCGACGCGGACCTCGGGCAAGATCGACCGCGACGCGCTCCCGTGGCCCCTGCCCAGCTCGCCCGACGACCAACTCGCCCTCGCCGGCACCCAGGCCTGGCTGCGCGACCTCTGGCAGGACGTGCTCGGGGCGGCTGTCGCCTCCGTCGACGACGACTTCTTCACCTTGGGCGGTGGCAGCCTCACCGCGGCCCAGATGGTGGCACGGGTCCGCGAGCGGCAGCCCGAGGTGACGGTGGCTGACATCTACGACCACCCCACGCTGGCAGGCCTCGCCGCCTACGTCGACGCGATGGAGGCCCCGCGCTCCCGGCTCAACGCCAACGTGCGCCCCGTCCCGCGCAAGACCCAGATGGGGCAGATCATCGCGCTGCTGCCGCTGCGGACGCTCGCCGGGCTGCGCTGGCTGACCTATGTCGCTCTGGGGGCCAACATCGGCGCGCTCCTCGGGCTGGACTGGGTGCCCACCGCCCCCTGGCTTCTGGTGCTGCTCGGCTGGCTGCTGTTCATCTTCGCGCCGGGGCGGATGCTGCTGGCCGCGGGAGTGGTGCGGGTGGTGCTCGCCGGCATCGGCCCGGGTGCCTACCCCCGCGGCGGCAAGACCCACCTGCGCCTGTGGCTCGCGGAGCGCATCGCGGACGAGTTGGGCGCCGCCAGCGTGGCCGGAGCGCCGCTGATGAAGTGGTACGCCCGCCTGCTGGGCGCCGACATCGGCCGCGACGTGGACCTGCACACCGTCCCGCCCGTCACCGGCATGCTCACGCTCGGCAACGGCTGCTCGTTGGAGCCGGAAGTGGACCTCACCGGCCACTGGCTCGACGGCGACACCCTCCACCTCGGCCCCGTCGTCGTCGAGGCCAGGGCCGTGGTGCGCGCCCGCAGCACCCTGGTGGCCGGCGCCGTGGTCGGCCGGGGCGCGGAGGTCGCGCCCGGCTCCACCGTCACCGGGCACGTC includes these proteins:
- a CDS encoding ASCH domain-containing protein yields the protein MDVNEFWERARQGAQLNPIQEWIGPRVSGTVPPAAWAFGEDAETADRMAREVAVGTKTTNTSLLWQYEAEGAQLPGKGDLSIILDGSEQPRALIMTTDVQVLPFDQVDEGLLPDEAPLASWRQTHEDLARAADDGSHPFTPDMPVVLERFEVLYALRAD
- a CDS encoding type II toxin-antitoxin system Phd/YefM family antitoxin; protein product: MTEMTVSDARARLADVVDTARVGHDPVYLTRRGQRVAAVIDADDLDRLIAAAEDLADLEAARVTRDEIADGESAIPWEQVKADLGLA
- a CDS encoding LLM class flavin-dependent oxidoreductase; this encodes MKRIGFLSFGHWTPHPQSAAQSASDVLLQSIDLAVAVEELGADGAYFRVHHFARQLSSPFPMLAAIGAKTSRIEIGTGVIDMRYENPLYMAEDAGAADLISGGRLQLGISRGSPEQVLDGYRLFEHIPREGETDADMARRHTTRFLEVLSGEGFAEPNPRPMFANPPGLLRIEPHSEGLRERIWWGAGSRATAEWAAELGMNLMSSTLVTEATGQPFDELQAEQIQVFRDAWAEAGHQREGRVSVSRSIFPLVTQEDQNYFALERRSRDQIGMIDGGRATFGKTYAAEPEVLVEQLAQDAAIAAADTVLLAVPNQLGVDYCAHVVGSVLDVARELGWR
- a CDS encoding helix-turn-helix transcriptional regulator; translation: MVPAEPEEDTGIHCRLDALLADRDMTLTRLSELVGVSVVNLSVLKNDRARAVRFSTLRAICRVLNCEVGDLLVLDEPRRRAGSGAY
- a CDS encoding type II toxin-antitoxin system RelE/ParE family toxin, yielding MSYRIEVAPAAVRQLRKLDRVAQRRVQAAIELLASEPRPGGAKKLVGGDGEWRVRTGDYRIVYEIHDNVLLVLVVAVGHRRDIYERR
- a CDS encoding MFS transporter, producing MHRRPRNPLIATLLGLRGNGRASVYTEPMWGLSMMLVLPYASVYMLALGVHDAQIGLLATISMLSQVVFGLLSGVITDKLGRRMTTAVFDIIAWVIPCLVWALAQNFWWFLIASIINGAWQVTQNSWDCLLVEDVDRAEIPKVYSLVKVAAEFSALFAPIAALLVANLGMEHAVRILYLNAFVIMALKVWLLYRYTTETATGRVRMQQTQGVSMWKLLSEYRGVLGLILRSKGTIFSLCVAAIVGAVTLVNGTFWQVVINKELGVPDALLPFFPMVRSLLSVLFFFTIIPRLTHAKHLRSPTLIGFVVYLAGQFLLVGIPSPDGAAVASTYALLAVCLLLDAFGAGILFMLAESLVALHVDRHERSRVMAIQRTAVMLVTAPFGWISGWLSSMDRDWPFLLTSALLVLGLVVAGRFWVTTHEETAPAQP
- a CDS encoding Pls/PosA family non-ribosomal peptide synthetase, whose amino-acid sequence is MLLRSELAPPPRTLVEIFRETVALYPDEPALDNGAASLTYAEFDEAANAVADDLAARGVGIGDKVGVRIASGTLDLYIAIMGILVAGAAYVPVDADDPDERARTVFDEAHVAAVLSDGLVVRPAAWLASRAEAPSAGDPGLTDDAWVIFTSGSTGKPKGVAVTHRSAAGFVDAESRLFLVDDPINAGDRVMAGLSVAFDASCEEMWLAWRYGACLVPAPRSLVKSGMDLGPWLEANRLTVVSTVPTLLLLWPAEALAGVRLLILGGEACPPEIGLRFATPTREVWNTYGPTEATVVACAAQVLPNEPVRIGLPLDGWDLAVVDPDGHQVEEGALGELIIGGSGLARYLDPAKDAEKYAPMPTLGWDRAYRSGDLVRFDPAGLLFQGRADDQVKVGGRRIELGEIDSALLDLPDVTAAASAVRKTDSGNTLLVGYVTVTPAFTLSDAMEQLRAGLPAAMVPRLAVVDDLPTRTSGKIDRDALPWPLPSSPDDQLALAGTQAWLRDLWQDVLGAAVASVDDDFFTLGGGSLTAAQMVARVRERQPEVTVADIYDHPTLAGLAAYVDAMEAPRSRLNANVRPVPRKTQMGQIIALLPLRTLAGLRWLTYVALGANIGALLGLDWVPTAPWLLVLLGWLLFIFAPGRMLLAAGVVRVVLAGIGPGAYPRGGKTHLRLWLAERIADELGAASVAGAPLMKWYARLLGADIGRDVDLHTVPPVTGMLTLGNGCSLEPEVDLTGHWLDGDTLHLGPVVVEARAVVRARSTLVAGAVVGRGAEVAPGSTVTGHVPDGEFWSGAPAQHVGANRGPWDEKLPSRRPAWQAAYAAMSHVISLIPVHGVLVGLAVVWPALSGAQSLAQALGRALAWLPLSVTAGLAVVALVILGLVRLLGRGQRPGHFPTESGPAWRAWAIFRILDEARTWLFGLYASTWTPAWLRALGAKIGPGVEASTVLLQPRLTTVAEGAFLADDTLLGCYELGGGWLRIDNVKIGRRAFLGNSGMAAPGRRVPKGSLVAVLSAAPRRQLAKRGTSYIGSPPSKLRRDTGAGDESRTFEPPTAVKVQRALVELCRLTASWFDAGLRLLAVAALLTLASTHWLLAVALSGVVLAATGVVGVAIATGVKWALVGKVTKAEHPLWSSFVWRNELADAFVEQIAAPWFARVVTGTPLLGLWFRAMGARIGSGVWCETYWLPEPDLIELRDGVSVNRGCVVQTHLFHDRVLSLDLVTMRAGSTLGPNGVILPAAVIGRFATIGPGSLVMRGESVPDGTRWIGNPIAPWIEDEDVPVAASSVTG
- a CDS encoding ATP-binding protein; protein product: MSRVVFMCGPAGSGKSTVARELEADGMARLSFDQEAWDRGLRTMPLPPDDHADIDAHLRRRLLQLVAHGRDVVLDFSFWSRDMRDDWRRLLAPHGVVPEVVYLATDRQTCLDRIRARALAHGDDFALAPEVAAQYFDHFQPPTADEGPLTIRR